Genomic segment of Panicum virgatum strain AP13 chromosome 9N, P.virgatum_v5, whole genome shotgun sequence:
cctcatgtcatatgcatgtgcacatgtgtagcagccgcggcagaggaggtggtgtacgaggtggttgcggagccactgGAGCCACTAGAGCAGGCCCAGCAGGAGGAGAGGCATGAGGCCCCAGCCCAAGGCCAAGTTCACCCCAGTTTTGAGCATCaaacgcaaggcaagccccggtgcacatcatactatttcaaattatgacacctatatatgttttaattacttgtgcattaagtttaggAACTATTTGGAatcctagttgcatgattcctagacttccttgagttatactagtatgtataggacgatagaagtgctatgcttaatggttctcgatagaagtcgagtgaatTCTTGTCACTCACGAGATATAagatatttagaagtcgagtaatttccggttactctcGAGAGATAGGATATATTCGTATTCCAGTACATGAGTATTGTATTTGATATGGAAGgaatggaaatttgagaccggacagggaatgatgatgatatataggtatggcagcaggacagggttcctgggtgtcttagccccgttcgtgtcgattaaggaccggtcgttctcggcagtgctgatcggggattgaattgtactaggcgcatgccgggagtaggaggtagtcgaaaccggtaagccgagtactgctttgcttcgaaagtacaggaacccgcacccaactcctggggcgagtcgagtagtcgcggagaattagGGATGCATAtttttacttttggtggtctcgcgttgagctcggctgatcatatgtcgttgggctggttcctgtagttcgaggcggggaggggaaaggttgatgcgtggggtccgacggggttttgtgtgccgtgttggttaggtccaccttgcaaggttaaatcaaatCGATTCACCGTGTctcgtgtctcgcggttatgagagacTTGATCTCTTTGTTGCATCGTAGTCTCATGATAGAATGAGGAGGATATGTATAAATATGACAATGAACACATGTAATTATTATTTGATTGCACCAACATGTTTGTTATAGTTGATTCATGCAAACATTAGATTAGAGTTAATTGTATAGAATGTGGAGCTAAAttactgaaagtaaggaattactttagtcgcttttctgcaaaataaccaccagccaaaagcctttcatgtctagatatgtgggctaatttatacccactggtcgggtaagtcttgctgagtattagttgctcagggttgtTGCCACGATTAATTTGTTTCAGGGCACCCCgacgtcgatttctgcccctgttgcgtcaaatttatccgccgagatgcagaggggtgggaagttgTGGAGAGAGACCAGTAGACTATGAAGTCGGCAGGTTGCACACTTAAGGGCAGAGTGTGTCGCCTCAATTTTGTTCAGaccagtctgactggtctgaaggaccggtctgaccggtgtataCGTGGGGAACCCAtgcacaccggtctgaccggtgggacgCACCGGTCCGATCGGTGGTGTTAGGCAGAACCTCTAGGGGTAGTATAGTCCTTTCCTAGTGTAAATTCTAGTTTTATTTGTTGGAAGACTTGTATATCAAGTATATTTTTTAAacccggtttataaaattaTTGTATCTGAATTTGGTTTGTAAGAAGTTATGTATTATTTGTGTCGCGTTGTTGTATTTTCAATTAttatgtcgtgcttgtaccatctgcgcccaccttcgcgtgggactaccggtgttatttcgatcgggccgtgggttgagaaaaggatcgccaaattaagccattaagctaatgcgcccgatgtgttcaaatgacggccattacgcttaatttagagttttaatttgacggttccATCACAGCCGCATCCATCTGGTCCAGCAAAGATGAACATTATGAGATGCAAGCATATCACACGAGGAAAcaaggggaaaaaaaaagaataccaCATAGGCAGCAAGCCGTTCCACCTAAAGATTTAATCAAGCAATAATGAAAATTGTGAATCATATTATTCCTCCCTCCACGTGAGATTTGGAACACATTCAATCAAGAATCAGACTAGAATACATCAAGAAAATATTGGGCCACATGGATGCGGAACTAGGTGAGGGCAGCAAGCGATTAAGGCTTTGCTCGACCTGACATGAATTCTGATGTGCGCCCATGGCCTTtgcccaccaccaccgcatggaaaggcaaataacagagggagagaggatcgAGGCGAGAAAGAGGGGCCGTACCCGTAGAGCAGATCGGCGGCGTCCCCCGAGTAAGCGCCGCCGTACTCCCCTTGTGCTGCGGATGGTTCCCAGGAGCAGGAGCAAATGCCGGTGCGGAGGAGGTTGCGGCCGAGCGGAGCGGATCTGCGAGATTTTTCTTTGCGGGTCATGAGGGTTATTCGTTTTGTTCACGGGCCTAGATAAGATTTGGGCCACGAAATTTTTGCAGCTGGACCGCATTGGCCATAAGAGCTTTTTTTTTCGCGGGGCGGCCATGCGGGCTCGTTTAAGAGCCCGCCCCACCTGCATCGTGACCTTTTGGGCCTAATTGGCTAAATCCTAACCCAGATAGAACCAAAGCATtctcccctcaaaaaaaaaaaagatagaacCAAGCATTCGACCGGTCGGGTTCCACCGGTCAATCCTTTCTGCTTCCGACGCGGGACGGTCTCACCGCACGGATAGGGAGAGGGTTCGACGCCATGACGCCGGCTGCCATATCCCactcccaccaccaccgccgccgcctcctccccttcccttccccgATCCAAACCCTAAACCCTCTCGCCACCTCCTCGCCTCGCCCCCGCCATCAACTCCCAAAACTCATCGTCTTATCCCCATCTCCCCGACCAGCCTTCTCCTCTGCCTTTGCGGTCGCtgccgtcgacgacgacgaggatgtCGTCATCGGGGACTGCCTCGTGTTTGACGACGAGGCCTTCGAGGAACCGGACCTCGACCtcccctcgcccccgccgcctccgagcgCCTCCCGATACGGCCGGAGGGCGGAGGCCAGCTACGGTTCGAGCCTGGTGCCGGAGAAGTGGAGGGATGCCGCGGAGGAGATCAACCTGACGAAGAAGGAGAAGCGCCGCATATCTCATGGGTTGCGATTCGGGAGTCGCCTCGAGCGGCGGGCGCCCCCGGCCGTTGTCGCCCCTGATGAATTCCGCGCGTACCGCAAGGGGACGCTGCAAGCGGAGAGTGAGCACGTTGCTAACGTATACCGGGGGCCACTGGAGAGAACTCTTCCACCGGCAGAGAAGGTGGAggagcctccgccgccggagccggggaCGCGTGTGGCCCCGAAGAACCCGAGGATGGGGATGGATGTTGGCAGCCTTGAGGACATTTCGGAGTTTTTTAGCAGTCGGGAGTATGTTCAGGGCGAGATGGAAGACGGCAAGAGCCCCAAAAGTGAGCTCTGATGACATGCTTTATGTTATGATACTGAAATGCTGCACCGATCAGCATTTTTGTGTTTGGATTTTACAATAAAGAGTAGTTTAAACCGACCATTCAGTATCAAAACTCACTGCATCCACCAATAAAACTGCAACAGATAGAATCATGGCAGTTCATGAGCTTACATAAAATTCAATAGCCATGTTATAGCTCCTTCAGTGGTGATGCAATTGTATACGTGTGCTTTTACTCCTGTTGCCAGGTTCTTATATTACTGCAAATGGCTTTGGCCAATTCTTTACTCATACCTTAGCAATCTATGCCGAAACAGATATTATCAATAGCGCGTTGCAAATTATATTGCCAGTTGGATGAAGTAGAAGTTTAGTTCGATACAACTTTCACTAATTCCTAGACAAGAGTGACTTAGTTCTTTCTTTTATGTCATTCTTTTGTTTATTAATTGTTATGCATAACAATTACTTCTTTTATACTTCAGACCGTCAGAAGCTATTCTCAAATGAGGAGAAGATTCTTCTGAATAAGCGAGTGCCTGATTTGGAAGCCGCTGCATCTGTAAGCAATCCCTATTCATAACAGTTCAGTTTTTGTTGAGTCAATATTAATGTGTGGTAGCGGCTACTTTCTGAGTCATGACTCATGAGAACCATGgagatttttatttttatactcACTTCTTAAGATGTGTGGATCTTTTGCCTCTTAGCCTGGTTTATGATGATTTTTTTATGGtggtttattatgatttttgTTATTTCAAGTTTAGTTTCTTGTGTAATGTGATCTTTTATCTATTCCATGTAGAG
This window contains:
- the LOC120691838 gene encoding ankyrin repeat domain-containing protein, chloroplastic-like; translated protein: MTPAAISHSHHHRRRLLPFPSPIQTLNPLATSSPRPRHQLPKLIVLSPSPRPAFSSAFAVAAVDDDEDVVIGDCLVFDDEAFEEPDLDLPSPPPPPSASRYGRRAEASYGSSLVPEKWRDAAEEINLTKKEKRRISHGLRFGSRLERRAPPAVVAPDEFRAYRKGTLQAESEHVANVYRGPLERTLPPAEKVEEPPPPEPGTRVAPKNPRMGMDVGSLEDISEFFSSREYVQGEMEDGKSPKNRQKLFSNEEKILLNKRVPDLEAAASSKWLPLHTLAASGDFYLLDSLLKHNVDINALDKDGLPAIHKAVLSKKAAIINYLLRNSANPFIQDKDGATLMHYAVQTACSQTIKTLLLYNVDINHPDDYGWTPLHLAVQTQRTDIVKLLLIKGADRTLKTKDGLTPLELCLRLGHHVRTYELIKLLKSFRGQKQHASVYLEGV